In the Pelorhabdus rhamnosifermentans genome, TTGAATGAAGAGATGGCTTATCGGATTGGGCGGGCTTTTGTGGAGCTGCTTTCGGCTAGAAATGTGGTTGTCGGACGAGATGTTCGCTTATCCAGTTCTGCTTTGGCTACGGCAGTTACGAAGGGTTTAATAGATGCAGGGTGTAATGTAGTAGATATTGGACTGTGCGGTACGGAACAGATTTACTTTGCTACATCTTACTTGGGACTTGATGGCGGCATTATGGTGACTGCTAGTCATAATCCGATGGATTATAATGGTATGAAGCTGGTGCGGGAAGGTTCCCGGCCCATTAGCGGCGATACGGGGCTGCGGGTGTTGGAAGAAAAAGTTGTCACAGGCGATTTGGCAAGTATTGTGTCGGAGGCTGAGCGCGGTACTGTCACAACGAAAAATATCATGGACGATTATGTACGGCATCTGCTTACCTACATAGATCGCTCGGCTTTGAAGCCGTTACGTATTGTCGTCAATGCAGGAAACGGCTGTGCTGGGCCTGTGCTTGACGAATTAGAGAAGTTTTTACCCTTTGAGTTGATTAAGGTTCATTGCGAACTGGACGGTACCTTCCCGAATGGCATTCCGAATCCGCTGCTCGTCGAAAATCGCGAGAGTACGGCTCGTGCTGTGCGGGAGCATCAGGCTGATCTAGGAATTGCCTGGGATGGTGATTTTGACCGTTGTTTCTTTTTTGATGAGCAGGGCGATTTTATTGAAGGCTATTATCTCGTGGGATTTCTTGCGCAGGCTTTTTTACGGAAGTGTCCCAAGGCCAAAATCATTCATGACCCGCGGTTAATGTGGAATACCATCGAATTAGTGGAACAGGCAGGCGGTCAGGCTGTGGAAAGTAAAACAGGCCATGCTTTTATTAAGGAGCGTATGCGTGCGGAGGATGCTGTTTATGGCGGC is a window encoding:
- a CDS encoding phosphomannomutase, which produces MTLSRKAFKAYDIRGRVPDELNEEMAYRIGRAFVELLSARNVVVGRDVRLSSSALATAVTKGLIDAGCNVVDIGLCGTEQIYFATSYLGLDGGIMVTASHNPMDYNGMKLVREGSRPISGDTGLRVLEEKVVTGDLASIVSEAERGTVTTKNIMDDYVRHLLTYIDRSALKPLRIVVNAGNGCAGPVLDELEKFLPFELIKVHCELDGTFPNGIPNPLLVENRESTARAVREHQADLGIAWDGDFDRCFFFDEQGDFIEGYYLVGFLAQAFLRKCPKAKIIHDPRLMWNTIELVEQAGGQAVESKTGHAFIKERMRAEDAVYGGEMSAHHYFRDFSYCDSGMISWLLIVESMCIMNQPLSTLVADRMVRYPVSGEINRTVKDAPQVLAQIERNYLTPDADVDRTDGLSIAYQNWRFNVRMSNTEPVLRLNVESRGDARLMQQKTQEMLALIDSMNN